AAGGCGGGCTCCCAGGTGTGGTCGAAGTTCCAGCAGATCGGGTGGACCGGGTACTCGTCGATGAACGACTCGAAGTCGTCGGCGTACTCGTCGGCCGTCCCTTCGAGGAACGAGAAGTTGTCCTTGCCGCCGCCCTCGGCCCAGCCGAACTCGCTGAAGAAGACCGGGACCTCCTGGGCGGGCGTCCCGTAGTAGTCCGACAGCGGCCGGAGGCTGTCGTGGGTGTAGACGTGGCCGCTGTAACAGATGTCGTCGCCCTGGAACTCGTTCTGGGGCGCCCAGTAGGTGTACTGGCTCCAGCGGGGCGACCCGATGGTCAGGAGGTTGTCGGCGTGCTCGCGGACCGTGTCGATCCACGGCTGGGCGCGGTCGACCCACATGTCCCAGTAGCGCTTGGACTCCTGGGCCATCACGTCGGTGTCCTGACCGGCGTCCTCGCCGGCGTTGGGCTCGCGGGTCGGCGTGCCCCAGTCACCGGCGTACGGGCCGGTCGGCTCGTTGTAGACGTCGTAGATGACGTGCGTGCGGTTGCTGTAGCGGGGCGCGACGAAGTTCCAGTAGTCGTGCAGCTCCTGGTCGAGTTCGGCGGCGTACTCCTCGGTGTAGCCGTCGAGTTCGGAGGCCTGCTCCTCGGAGTTCCAGAGGACGCCGCGCTCGCCACAGAAGCCCAGGTCGTTGGGGAACGACTCGTTGCCACACTGGTAGTCGCCGATGTCCGCCTCGTTCTGGGGCTGGTGGAAGATCGGGAAGTGGCGATGGTAGTCGATCATCACGTACAGCCCCTGCTCCTCGGCAGCGTCGACGATGGGGTCGACGTACGTCGAGAAGTACGTCTCCAGGTCGGTCTCGTCGAACTGACCCGGGAGTTGGGGGCCCCAGTCGTCGCCGTGGACCATCTGGAGGTCGTTCGCCGCGCTGGCGATGTCCTGGGGCTGGGTCGGCAGTCGGATGATCCGGCTGTACCAGCCGCCCTCGTTGGATTCGTCGGTGTTGGTCGCCTTCTCGAAGACGCCCATGGAGTCCTTGCCGCGCCAGCTGCGGGCCAGTCGGGCGGGGTCGGCGATGTTGACCCCGCGGAGGATGACCTCGTTGTCGCTGGGGTCTTTGATCTTGTTGCCGTCGCGGTGCAGCTGCGGGGTGTCGATCCCGACCGCAGCGACCGATCCCGTCAGGGCCTGGGCGAAGCCGGCCGTGACCGCGGCCGCCCCCGTCGCCTTCAGGACGCTCCGACGGGAGAAACTGCCACTCGAGTCGGAGGTCGATACGTCGTCGTTCGGTTTCTGTGCGCCGTCGTGTGTGCCGTTGTCGCTCATTGGTTGGTAGGGTGTGGGTTCGGTTGTCTGTCTATTCGAGTCGGATCTCGGAGAGTTCGAGCGTGCTACTGCCGCCCTGCCAGAAGTTGAACCGCACCGAGAGGCTGGACGACGAGCGGTCGACGCCGGCGGACTCCAGGTCCACGCGGACTTCCCCCA
This DNA window, taken from Halosimplex litoreum, encodes the following:
- a CDS encoding glycoside hydrolase family 5 protein, which produces MSDNGTHDGAQKPNDDVSTSDSSGSFSRRSVLKATGAAAVTAGFAQALTGSVAAVGIDTPQLHRDGNKIKDPSDNEVILRGVNIADPARLARSWRGKDSMGVFEKATNTDESNEGGWYSRIIRLPTQPQDIASAANDLQMVHGDDWGPQLPGQFDETDLETYFSTYVDPIVDAAEEQGLYVMIDYHRHFPIFHQPQNEADIGDYQCGNESFPNDLGFCGERGVLWNSEEQASELDGYTEEYAAELDQELHDYWNFVAPRYSNRTHVIYDVYNEPTGPYAGDWGTPTREPNAGEDAGQDTDVMAQESKRYWDMWVDRAQPWIDTVREHADNLLTIGSPRWSQYTYWAPQNEFQGDDICYSGHVYTHDSLRPLSDYYGTPAQEVPVFFSEFGWAEGGGKDNFSFLEGTADEYADDFESFIDEYPVHPICWNFDHTWEPAFFQHDSSQDGTWEIHDYQSRPGQWWQEYLEENRNEDLPNPDEEDTETATATATPTSTPTATPTATPTPTDEPSTPTPTDEPNTPTPTDTPTPTDAPETPTEGMTVDNYDGDPGWANHRNDLGQWCGAGSFENGGGEESAGELILEYDNGGWFQEQINQDVSDYDTLVFTIRGANGGEESEVLFDMGGVRTMLSNVTDDSIGTSVSEVRVDMEAAGIDRSRPSVRFNFWQGGSSTLRISGIHLE